The Pseudomonas protegens genome contains the following window.
CGTAGCACTGACCGGCCTGACCATGGCCGAGAAGTTCCGTGACGAAGGTAACGACGTTCTGCTGTTCGTCGACAACATCTACCGTTACACCCTGGCCGGTACCGAAGTATCCGCACTGCTGGGCCGTATGCCTTCCGCAGTAGGCTACCAGCCGACCCTGGCTGAAGAGATGGGCGTTCTGCAAGAACGTATCACTTCGACCAAGCAAGGCTCGATCACCTCGATCCAAGCGGTATACGTACCTGCGGACGACTTGACCGACCCGTCGCCAGCGACCACCTTCGCCCACTTGGACGCCACCGTCGTTCTGTCCCGTGACATCGCTTCCCTGGGTATCTACCCAGCGGTAGACCCACTGGACTCGACTTCCCGTCAGCTGGACCCGAACGTGATCGGCAACGAGCACTACGAGACCGCTCGCGGCGTTCAATACGTACTGCAGCGTTACAAAGAGCTGAAGGACATCATCGCGATCCTGGGTATGGACGAGCTGTCGGAAGCCGACAAGCAGTTGGTATCCCGCGCTCGTAAGATCCAGCGCTTCTTGTCGCAGCCGTTCTTCGTGGCTGAAGTCTTCACGGGTTCTCCAGGCAAATACGTTTCCCTGAAAGACACCATCGCGGGCTTCAAAGGCATCCTCAACGGTGACTACGACCACCTGCCAGAACAAGCGTTCTACATGGTCGGCGGCATCGAAGAAGCGATCGAGAAAGCCAAGAAACTGTAATCCCGGCGCCCGGCAACGGGCGCTAATTTAGGTTGAGGCAAGCAGATGGCTATGACAGTCCATTGCGATATCGTCAGCGCGGAAGGGGAAATCTTCTCCGGTCTGGTGGAGATGGTGGTTGCGCACGGTGAGCTGGGTGATCTTGGTATCGCTCTGGGTCACGCACCGCTGATCACCAACCTGAAGCCAGGTCCGATCCGCTTGATCAAGCAGGGCGGGGAAGCCGAGGTGTTCTACATCTCCGGTGGTTTCCTCGAGGTTCAGCCGAACATGGTCAAGGTTCTTGCCGACACCGTGCAACGTGCTGCCGACCTGGACGAAGCCTCCGCTCAGGAAGCCGTCAAGGCTGCTGAGAAGGCCCTGAATGAAAAAGGCGCAGATTTCGACTACGGTTCTGCTGCTGCACGTCTGGCCGAGGCCGCAGCTCAGCTGCGTACCGTCCAGCAGATCCGCAAGAAGTTCGGCGGCTAAGTCGCAGGCTTTCTGTGTGATTGCTTAAAAAGGGTAGCCTCGGCTACCCTTTTTATTTTCCGCCATTCACCCCCCTTGGTCGCAGTCGCCGGCCCCCCAGGATTGGTAGCCAGTCATGTCTCTCGAAATCGTTATCCTCGCCGCAGGTCAAGGCACCCGCATGCGCTCGGCGCTGCCCAAGGTACTGCATCCGGTCGCCGGCAAC
Protein-coding sequences here:
- the atpD gene encoding F0F1 ATP synthase subunit beta, whose amino-acid sequence is MSSGRIVQIIGAVIDVEFPRDSVPSIYDALKVQGAETTLEVQQQLGDGVVRTIAMGSTEGLKRGLDVNNTGAAISVPVGKATLGRIMDVLGNPIDEAGPIGEEERWGIHRPAPSFAEQAGGNDLLETGIKVIDLVCPFAKGGKVGLFGGAGVGKTVNMMELIRNIAIEHSGYSVFAGVGERTREGNDFYHEMKDSNVLDKVALVYGQMNEPPGNRLRVALTGLTMAEKFRDEGNDVLLFVDNIYRYTLAGTEVSALLGRMPSAVGYQPTLAEEMGVLQERITSTKQGSITSIQAVYVPADDLTDPSPATTFAHLDATVVLSRDIASLGIYPAVDPLDSTSRQLDPNVIGNEHYETARGVQYVLQRYKELKDIIAILGMDELSEADKQLVSRARKIQRFLSQPFFVAEVFTGSPGKYVSLKDTIAGFKGILNGDYDHLPEQAFYMVGGIEEAIEKAKKL
- a CDS encoding F0F1 ATP synthase subunit epsilon, whose product is MAMTVHCDIVSAEGEIFSGLVEMVVAHGELGDLGIALGHAPLITNLKPGPIRLIKQGGEAEVFYISGGFLEVQPNMVKVLADTVQRAADLDEASAQEAVKAAEKALNEKGADFDYGSAAARLAEAAAQLRTVQQIRKKFGG